One part of the Halopenitus persicus genome encodes these proteins:
- the ppk1 gene encoding polyphosphate kinase 1, whose amino-acid sequence MHHSTQQSNGESATEIDLTDPDYYLNRELSELAFQERVLREGLDERNPPLERLRFLAFFTKNTDEFFMKRVGGLKQQIDANVRTTTPDGRTPAQQWEEVLEAARPLFREQSEYWRTTLKPTLAESGIAIRDHETLPADERETLRDYFEESILPTLTPLVFDPAHPFPFISNRSLSLAVLSASDADEPRFTRIKIPSNQPRLVEVPGETHHYVLIEDLIEANLDLLLPGLDVRDVSKFKVTRNAEVRRNEEVAEDLIDLVEEVLEQRRFATVVRLEVDADMPDESLAILTDQLDVDDREVFHRRGPIDFSDFFSLTDCNRSDLKLPDWKPRPHPRLGPTATESPTTESPTTESTATESPTTESTATESPTTESPTTESTATESPTTESPTTEPTATESRAATADVFREIRKGDVLVHHPYHSFEGTVQRFLDAAAHDPDVLAVKAAIYRTASDSKVIQSLIDAADNGKQVAVMVELKARFDERNNLEWVRQLEEEGIHVAYGTVGLKTHTKTALVVRREDDGVKLYSHVGTGNYHSGTAKGYSDLGLLTADRDIGLDLTKVFNFFTGPTLDDRFRKLLIAPVTMRERFTEMVRREAEHARSGRRARIVVKVNGLEDPSMVEELYRASRAGVDIDLLVRDICRLRPGIEGVSENITVHSIVGRFLEHARIFYFENGGTPEWYLGSADWMTRNLDHRVEAVTPVENERLRRQLRFILEASLRDNRRRWVMQSDGSYERTTPSEEESVRDIQHLLMDATDAALDHNAGMGLRIETDAIDEELLVTEDSEAVQPVSDAESETAEAETAEAETDTALEVPHGTDPDGSDDGPTNPDGSDDGPTNPDGSDDDRTLSGDISVFETYSERWYHPDSESYEWAVRTTDGNRRYFKTRSGARDRLRSEYGTIR is encoded by the coding sequence ATGCATCACAGTACACAGCAGTCGAACGGCGAGTCGGCGACCGAAATCGATCTCACGGATCCCGACTACTATCTCAATCGGGAGCTCTCCGAACTCGCGTTTCAGGAGCGCGTGCTTCGGGAAGGACTGGACGAGCGGAATCCACCGCTCGAACGGCTTCGGTTTCTCGCGTTCTTCACGAAGAACACCGACGAGTTCTTCATGAAACGGGTCGGCGGACTCAAACAGCAGATCGACGCGAACGTCAGGACCACGACGCCGGACGGGCGAACGCCCGCCCAACAGTGGGAGGAGGTCCTCGAGGCTGCCCGCCCGCTGTTTCGAGAACAATCCGAGTACTGGCGGACGACGCTGAAACCGACGCTCGCCGAGTCGGGCATCGCGATCCGCGATCACGAGACGCTCCCGGCGGACGAGCGGGAGACGCTTCGGGACTACTTCGAGGAGTCCATCCTGCCGACGCTGACGCCGCTCGTGTTCGATCCGGCGCACCCGTTTCCGTTCATCTCGAACCGCTCGCTGTCCCTTGCGGTGCTGTCCGCGAGCGATGCCGACGAGCCGAGGTTCACCCGTATCAAGATCCCATCGAACCAACCACGACTGGTCGAGGTTCCGGGCGAGACACACCACTACGTCCTCATCGAGGACCTCATCGAGGCCAATCTCGATCTCCTCCTGCCGGGTCTCGACGTCCGTGACGTGTCGAAGTTCAAGGTCACGCGGAACGCGGAGGTGCGACGCAACGAGGAGGTCGCCGAGGACCTCATCGATCTGGTCGAGGAGGTGCTCGAACAACGCCGCTTTGCGACGGTCGTCCGGCTGGAGGTCGACGCCGACATGCCCGACGAATCGCTCGCGATTCTCACGGACCAACTGGACGTCGACGATCGAGAGGTGTTCCATCGACGAGGACCGATCGACTTCTCGGATTTCTTCTCGCTCACCGACTGCAACCGCTCGGACCTCAAACTCCCCGACTGGAAACCACGGCCCCACCCGCGGTTGGGACCGACGGCCACCGAATCACCGACTACGGAATCACCGACTACGGAATCGACGGCCACCGAATCACCGACTACGGAATCGACGGCCACCGAATCACCGACTACGGAATCACCGACTACGGAATCGACGGCCACCGAATCACCGACTACGGAATCACCGACTACGGAACCGACGGCCACCGAATCACGGGCCGCAACCGCGGACGTCTTCCGTGAGATCCGCAAGGGGGACGTTCTCGTCCATCATCCCTACCACTCATTCGAGGGGACGGTACAACGGTTCCTCGATGCGGCGGCACACGATCCGGACGTGCTTGCGGTGAAGGCGGCCATCTATCGAACCGCGAGCGACTCGAAGGTCATCCAGAGCCTGATCGACGCGGCGGACAACGGCAAACAGGTGGCCGTGATGGTCGAACTCAAAGCCCGGTTCGACGAACGGAACAACCTCGAGTGGGTGCGTCAGCTCGAGGAGGAGGGCATCCACGTCGCCTACGGGACCGTTGGGTTGAAAACGCACACCAAGACCGCGCTCGTGGTTCGGCGGGAGGACGACGGGGTCAAGCTGTACTCCCACGTCGGGACCGGAAACTACCACTCCGGAACCGCGAAGGGGTATTCCGACCTGGGGCTGTTGACCGCCGATCGTGACATCGGCCTCGATCTCACGAAGGTGTTCAACTTCTTCACCGGCCCGACGCTCGACGACCGCTTCCGGAAGCTCCTCATCGCCCCCGTGACGATGCGCGAGCGGTTCACCGAGATGGTGAGACGGGAAGCCGAACACGCTCGGTCCGGTCGTCGGGCACGCATCGTGGTGAAGGTGAACGGACTCGAGGACCCGTCGATGGTCGAGGAGCTCTATCGAGCCTCGAGGGCCGGCGTCGACATCGATCTGCTTGTCAGGGACATCTGTCGACTCCGGCCGGGCATCGAGGGAGTAAGCGAGAACATCACCGTCCATTCCATCGTCGGTCGGTTCCTCGAACACGCCCGGATCTTCTACTTCGAGAACGGCGGGACGCCGGAGTGGTATCTCGGATCGGCCGACTGGATGACGCGAAACCTCGACCACCGGGTCGAAGCCGTCACGCCCGTGGAGAACGAACGGCTCCGGCGGCAGCTCCGGTTCATACTGGAGGCCTCGCTGCGTGATAATCGTCGTCGGTGGGTGATGCAAAGCGACGGAAGCTACGAACGGACCACCCCGAGCGAGGAGGAGTCGGTTCGTGACATCCAGCACCTCTTGATGGACGCGACGGACGCCGCCCTCGATCACAACGCCGGGATGGGACTGCGGATCGAGACGGACGCGATCGACGAGGAGCTCCTCGTGACCGAGGACTCGGAGGCCGTCCAGCCCGTGAGCGATGCGGAATCCGAGACAGCGGAAGCCGAGACGGCGGAAGCCGAGACGGACACGGCGTTGGAGGTCCCCCACGGAACCGATCCCGATGGTTCCGACGACGGTCCGACGAATCCCGATGGTTCCGACGACGGTCCGACGAATCCCGATGGTTCCGACGACGATCGGACGCTCTCGGGAGACATCTCGGTGTTCGAGACGTATTCGGAGCGATGGTACCATCCCGATAGCGAGTCCTACGAGTGGGCGGTCAGAACGACCGATGGAAACCGACGATATTTCAAGACGCGGTCGGGTGCCCGCGATCGCCTTCGGTCGGAGTACGGAACGATCCGGTGA
- a CDS encoding metallophosphoesterase family protein, which yields MHPEFSEAVEDHHDRIDVSAHDEVYIIGDVHGSRDTLDRLLADCAVGEDDLVLFVGDLVRKGPDSPGVIDVVRDDPRFRSVRGNNEQKIVRGDTDPQWLREGDRAYLETLPVVISFADALVVHGGVDPTRPLESHTVEELLTMRAPNGDGYDGPFWYDDYDGPHRVFFGHTVHESPVEREFAVGLDTGCVYGGTLTAYRYRHDDFVATDPAVTHRSRADSKVVSPI from the coding sequence ATGCATCCCGAGTTCAGCGAGGCAGTCGAGGATCACCACGACAGGATCGACGTATCGGCGCACGATGAGGTCTACATCATCGGGGACGTCCACGGGAGCCGAGACACCCTCGACCGACTCCTCGCGGACTGTGCGGTGGGCGAGGACGACCTCGTGCTGTTCGTCGGCGACCTCGTTCGAAAGGGACCGGACAGTCCGGGCGTCATCGACGTCGTTCGCGACGATCCGCGGTTCCGCAGCGTTCGGGGAAACAACGAGCAGAAGATCGTGCGTGGCGACACGGACCCACAGTGGCTTCGGGAAGGGGATCGGGCGTACCTCGAGACGCTTCCCGTCGTGATCTCCTTCGCCGACGCGCTCGTGGTCCACGGCGGCGTCGACCCGACCCGGCCGCTCGAAAGTCACACGGTCGAGGAGCTATTGACGATGCGTGCGCCGAACGGTGACGGATACGATGGCCCGTTCTGGTACGACGACTATGACGGTCCCCACCGCGTGTTTTTCGGCCACACCGTTCACGAATCCCCGGTGGAACGGGAGTTCGCCGTCGGGCTCGACACCGGCTGCGTCTACGGCGGGACGCTCACCGCATACCGGTACCGGCACGATGACTTCGTTGCCACGGATCCTGCAGTAACACACCGGTCCCGGGCGGATTCGAAGGTCGTTTCCCCGATCTGA